A genomic region of Leptotrichia hofstadii contains the following coding sequences:
- a CDS encoding tetratricopeptide repeat protein, protein MKKLLLIGAILVTGAISFADGKSDYEKAVKLAGEKKVAEAVKVLEGVAKGTDAAYAQKANLELGAYYLQQNKVSQAKPYLQAAWGNGQSTTPEAVEAARFLYLVGIQQKNKAEAEKYILWTDEKSGGTNADVTSSLIIFYFDNNEQSKGTARYNKAVQSTNKDFVAEVNYNIGQYYLTKNNNAQAKTYLQKAYTGASDRVNGAGILLAEIAINEKNPSQAEKYLLEMNTAAKGKNGQILGMLGTFYLQQNNPAKAEEYLAKTVAAEPKNTSAKILLLGIYEVQNNTAKLNSIYSQLKSAKVTNRQIGTYFGGVGAGALAEKYLQKAITEDKDNAAKVVLGQVYAGQGKKAEAVKILQEAVNNKVNGASEILKQVQAMK, encoded by the coding sequence ATGAAAAAATTATTACTAATAGGAGCAATTTTAGTAACAGGGGCAATTTCATTTGCTGATGGAAAATCAGATTATGAAAAAGCGGTAAAACTGGCAGGAGAGAAAAAAGTAGCTGAAGCAGTAAAAGTATTGGAAGGAGTTGCCAAAGGAACAGATGCCGCTTACGCGCAGAAAGCAAATCTTGAACTAGGGGCATATTACTTGCAACAAAATAAAGTATCTCAAGCAAAACCTTATTTACAGGCAGCTTGGGGAAATGGGCAATCAACTACTCCTGAAGCTGTTGAAGCGGCAAGATTCTTGTATTTAGTGGGAATTCAGCAAAAAAACAAGGCTGAAGCTGAAAAATATATTTTATGGACAGATGAAAAATCAGGAGGAACAAATGCTGATGTTACATCAAGCTTAATTATCTTCTATTTTGACAATAACGAACAGTCAAAAGGTACTGCAAGATATAACAAAGCTGTACAGTCTACAAACAAAGACTTTGTTGCTGAAGTAAACTACAATATTGGGCAATATTACTTGACAAAAAATAACAACGCGCAAGCCAAGACATATCTGCAAAAAGCATACACAGGAGCAAGTGACCGTGTAAATGGTGCTGGAATCCTGCTGGCTGAGATTGCGATAAACGAAAAAAATCCTTCACAAGCTGAAAAATATCTTTTGGAAATGAATACAGCCGCAAAAGGTAAAAATGGACAAATCTTAGGAATGCTAGGTACTTTCTACCTGCAGCAAAATAACCCTGCAAAAGCTGAGGAATATTTAGCAAAAACTGTAGCTGCAGAACCTAAGAATACAAGTGCAAAAATTTTATTGTTAGGAATTTATGAAGTGCAAAACAATACTGCAAAATTAAATTCAATTTACAGCCAGTTAAAATCAGCTAAAGTTACAAACAGACAAATTGGAACTTATTTCGGAGGAGTTGGAGCAGGAGCGTTAGCTGAAAAATATTTACAAAAAGCTATAACTGAAGACAAGGACAACGCTGCAAAAGTTGTTTTGGGACAAGTTTACGCAGGACAAGGGAAAAAAGCTGAAGCAGTTAAAATTTTACAGGAAGCAGTAAACAACAAAGTAAACGGAGCTTCAGAAATTTTGAAACAAGTTCAGGCTATGAAATAA
- a CDS encoding S66 peptidase family protein: MQWNCFETTYSSISSFKEFKSIKKEVRTIKISRIFITLGFVLGGMTLNAATYRTARSSYPPARKTATATYQNQKNNPSNEIIIPKGLKPGDTIGLIAPANYTNENSYAEVEYLKSRGFNVVYGQSFSSRWYGFGGTDNVRAKDINDMFANPNINAIFAVRGGYGGIRIVDKLNYDVIKKNPKIISGFSDNTTLLLAINEKTGLVTFHGPMSDNMKNIPLVTENAFNKAFTSNESYNLLGFDDTYTIMKSGRGSGRITGGNLSLVVATLGTDHEINTDGKILFLEETNEASYRVDRMLKQLKLAGKFDKIQGIILGDFKNPKQSDPTDMTIDEVFYDNFGRLNIPIVKNFKSGHVRPFITVPIGAKAVMDTGKREIMIEKATK, from the coding sequence ATGCAATGGAACTGCTTTGAAACGACGTATTCTTCAATATCCAGTTTTAAGGAGTTCAAAAGCATAAAAAAGGAAGTGAGAACAATAAAAATAAGCAGAATATTTATAACACTAGGATTTGTACTGGGCGGCATGACATTAAATGCGGCTACGTACAGGACAGCAAGAAGCAGCTATCCGCCTGCAAGAAAGACTGCGACTGCAACTTATCAAAATCAAAAAAATAATCCGTCAAACGAAATTATCATTCCAAAAGGGCTAAAGCCAGGAGATACAATTGGATTAATCGCACCTGCAAACTATACTAATGAAAATAGCTATGCGGAAGTGGAATATTTGAAAAGCAGAGGATTTAATGTTGTTTACGGTCAATCATTTTCTTCAAGATGGTATGGGTTTGGAGGGACTGACAATGTGAGGGCAAAAGATATAAATGATATGTTTGCAAACCCTAATATCAATGCGATTTTTGCAGTGCGTGGAGGTTATGGCGGAATAAGGATTGTGGATAAGTTAAATTATGATGTAATCAAGAAAAATCCGAAAATTATTTCAGGATTTAGCGACAACACCACTTTACTGCTTGCAATCAATGAAAAGACAGGGCTTGTAACATTTCATGGACCCATGTCAGACAATATGAAAAATATACCACTAGTTACGGAAAATGCCTTTAATAAAGCCTTTACGAGTAATGAATCATATAATTTGCTAGGCTTTGACGATACTTACACAATTATGAAAAGTGGACGTGGAAGCGGAAGGATTACAGGAGGGAACCTGTCTCTTGTAGTTGCGACCCTTGGAACGGATCACGAAATCAATACAGATGGAAAAATATTATTTCTGGAAGAAACAAATGAAGCGAGCTACCGTGTTGATAGAATGTTAAAACAGCTAAAACTAGCTGGAAAGTTTGACAAGATTCAGGGAATTATCCTGGGGGACTTTAAAAATCCTAAGCAGTCTGATCCGACAGATATGACAATTGATGAAGTGTTTTATGACAACTTTGGAAGATTAAATATTCCAATTGTAAAAAATTTCAAATCTGGGCATGTAAGACCATTTATCACTGTGCCAATTGGAGCAAAGGCAGTAATGGATACTGGAAAAAGAGAAATTATGATAGAAAAAGCGACAAAATAA
- a CDS encoding RsiV family protein, which yields MRKLTLLFMTLILFNLSFAAGDTAFTFQGFSPVSPSVVRSTKRVKALGKSRVSYPMFFGRNGDVTKNMNKNMEKFISDYKSSRNKIYTVTSEIKGDNSSFVSVLFTVEEKDTKTGEKIKSYDGISFNVKDGKALKLKDVLVDGFENALTDAVNDKFRQFGLPQVDRFDAVSKKQNFYLENDSLVLIYNQGEGTNFADGQVFIPFILTDLIGILR from the coding sequence ATGAGAAAATTAACATTACTTTTTATGACATTAATCTTATTTAATTTGTCATTTGCAGCGGGAGACACTGCTTTTACATTTCAAGGATTCAGTCCAGTTTCTCCAAGTGTCGTAAGATCTACAAAAAGAGTTAAGGCATTAGGAAAATCAAGAGTTTCATACCCAATGTTCTTTGGTAGAAACGGAGATGTTACTAAAAATATGAATAAGAACATGGAGAAATTTATTTCAGACTACAAGTCTTCAAGAAACAAAATTTACACAGTTACTTCTGAAATTAAAGGTGACAACAGTTCATTCGTAAGTGTTCTGTTCACAGTTGAAGAAAAAGATACTAAAACTGGTGAAAAAATAAAATCCTATGACGGAATTTCATTTAATGTAAAAGACGGAAAAGCATTAAAATTAAAAGATGTTCTTGTGGACGGATTTGAAAATGCGTTGACTGATGCTGTCAATGACAAGTTCAGACAGTTTGGACTGCCTCAGGTAGATAGATTCGACGCTGTTTCCAAAAAACAGAACTTCTACTTGGAGAATGACTCATTGGTTCTAATATATAATCAGGGAGAAGGGACAAATTTTGCTGACGGACAAGTATTTATTCCATTCATATTGACTGATTTAATAGGAATTTTGAGATAA